Part of the Bacteroidota bacterium genome is shown below.
GGATGCAAAGGTTAAGATTGGATTTATTGGAACCGGACAGAGATTACAAGAGCAGATAAAGTATGCATTGGATGCAATACCAAATTTCGAAGTTATTGCTTTGTGTGACATAATTCCTGAGCGAGCTCAAAAAGCGAAAGAATTTATTGCACCTAATGCTCAAACTTATACAGACTACAAGAAATTATTGGCAAATAAGGATGTGGAAGTGGTAGTTGTAAATACTCCGCTAGTAAGTCATTTTCAAATAGCAAAAGATTCTCTGGAAGCTGGAAAGCACGTGAATTGCGAAAAGACGATGGTTTATTCTATCGAGGAAGCTATCGAATTAGAAAGAATTGTGAAATCAAGACCTAATCAGATATTTCGTGTAGCACATGAGCATAGAAAAAACCCTTCAGTAAACAGAGTCAAAGAAGTTGTAGATTCAGGCGTTCTTGGTAAAATAACTCATATAGAAGGTCGTTGGGATAGCTATAACGATTGGGGAAGAAAACTTGATCAGTTTGCTTCCGGCAAGGTAGATCCAAAATGGGAGGAAATGGTTAATTGGCGTAAGTATACTAAGTACTGCGGTGGATTGATGACCGAAATTATTACGCATTTGGTGGATACTACAAACTATATACTGGGTACTCATCCTATTAAAGCAATGAGTTCGGGTAGTATTAACTATTGGAAAGACGGTCGTACAACCTATGATAATGTTGATACAGTATATGAATATCCCGAAGGATTTCACGGACACTTTGGTGCAAACAGAGCATCTCAGTACGAAGGTGGATTTTTTAAAATATACGGAGAGTTGGCAACCATAGAGTTTAGAATGGGAGTGAAGCACGATGTGAAAATTACTCCAAATCCAAAACTTAAGGATAAGGCTGATATTGATGGGGTAACAGGAGCTTCGATAAAGATCATAAAAGATTCTGAAAAGAAAACCCTTACTGTTGAAGATGATGTTTACGAATCTTACAACGATAATATGTATACTTATAATGCCGATACTATCTTCAGTTATAAGCATTTACTGGATATGGTAGTTGAAGGAGCTCCGGTTGATATTTCTGTAACAGATGGAAAGAAGACAGCTATTAGTGTTCACATGGCTAACTTATCAAACCGAAATAACACAATAGAATACTGGAAACCTGAATATAATGGTTAAAGAGTCCTTGATTGAAAGAGCAATGAATAATTTTTTCCTAACGATTGTTGCCGCTTTGACTTTGTTTTCTTGTAGTGAAGAACAAAATAGAAAAGGGAATTTAAAATTCCCGAACAAACTCGAAGTTAATAGCGTTGAACAATTTGCGATATCAAAATGGTTGACAAACGACGATAATAACTGGGAAGTAAAAAAGGAAAACGGAGAGTTTCGTTTGAATCTTTTACATAAAGGAGAGTTTGGGGCTATCAGA
Proteins encoded:
- a CDS encoding Gfo/Idh/MocA family oxidoreductase; translation: MKDKPNKGKISRLDFIKKTGLMIGGVGLLRGAALPALSSCDRSKEMIPLNLPDAKVKIGFIGTGQRLQEQIKYALDAIPNFEVIALCDIIPERAQKAKEFIAPNAQTYTDYKKLLANKDVEVVVVNTPLVSHFQIAKDSLEAGKHVNCEKTMVYSIEEAIELERIVKSRPNQIFRVAHEHRKNPSVNRVKEVVDSGVLGKITHIEGRWDSYNDWGRKLDQFASGKVDPKWEEMVNWRKYTKYCGGLMTEIITHLVDTTNYILGTHPIKAMSSGSINYWKDGRTTYDNVDTVYEYPEGFHGHFGANRASQYEGGFFKIYGELATIEFRMGVKHDVKITPNPKLKDKADIDGVTGASIKIIKDSEKKTLTVEDDVYESYNDNMYTYNADTIFSYKHLLDMVVEGAPVDISVTDGKKTAISVHMANLSNRNNTIEYWKPEYNG